In Turicibacter sanguinis, a genomic segment contains:
- a CDS encoding ribonuclease J, which produces MNRCQKCNLLSSDSSFDSDKNVSSVVEQKIKVFALGGLDENGKNLYVVEVNDKIFVLDAGLKYPTEDLLGVDAVIPDFTYLKENVSRVQGIFLSHGHEDHIGALPQLLSLINVPIYGTRLTMALVEDSLSENGLDFKNYKLYKIRENNELFFGDIKVTFFKTTHSIPDSVAICIHTTDGVIVYTSDFTFDQSAKGRYQTNYARISEISKEGVLCLLSESINAEKSGHTSTGSSLTYELEEAFSRAEGRIICSLYSSDLHRIQLVIDLAIQNGRKIAIIGRKMQRIVDISVKLGYLRIPKSALMNLLYIDEKNDNNLSNLVVLATGNRYEPFNALIRMAKHQDRLIHIEKSDTVIVATAPIPGNEIKAARTLDLLYRTGASVVAINKNLLPSSHASSEDLKLMMNLLKPQYIMPVIGEYRNLVAHAKIAEKMGYNTENVILLDNGDVVEFQQGELVNHTEHIQIDQVLVDGLGVGDIGSVVLRDRQLMANDGIIVVIANLNKNTKEIVAGPQIVSKGFVYEKGNEELYAALDELVRNIIGQFVTEQYVNWQGLRQELRDKIGKLLFNKTKRKPIIIPIVEEFNL; this is translated from the coding sequence GTGAATCGTTGTCAAAAATGTAACCTGTTATCAAGTGATAGCAGTTTTGATAGCGATAAAAATGTGTCATCAGTAGTTGAACAAAAAATCAAAGTATTTGCATTAGGCGGATTAGATGAAAACGGAAAAAATTTATATGTGGTAGAAGTAAATGATAAAATATTTGTTTTAGATGCAGGGTTGAAATATCCAACTGAAGATTTGCTGGGTGTTGATGCGGTAATTCCAGATTTTACTTATTTAAAAGAGAATGTGTCACGTGTACAAGGGATTTTCTTATCACATGGGCATGAAGATCACATCGGGGCCTTACCTCAATTATTGAGTTTGATTAATGTTCCAATTTATGGGACACGCTTAACGATGGCATTAGTAGAAGATTCACTTAGTGAAAATGGACTTGATTTTAAAAACTATAAATTATATAAAATTCGAGAAAATAACGAGCTATTTTTTGGAGATATAAAAGTCACATTCTTCAAAACAACTCACAGCATTCCAGATTCTGTTGCGATTTGTATTCATACAACAGATGGAGTGATTGTATATACGTCTGATTTTACATTCGATCAAAGTGCTAAGGGGCGTTATCAAACTAATTATGCACGTATTTCTGAAATTTCAAAGGAAGGTGTTCTTTGTTTATTATCGGAGAGTATCAATGCCGAAAAATCAGGGCATACAAGTACAGGCAGTTCTTTAACTTATGAATTAGAAGAAGCTTTTTCACGTGCTGAGGGGCGCATTATTTGTTCGCTTTATTCATCGGATTTACATCGTATTCAATTAGTGATTGATTTAGCGATTCAAAATGGACGTAAGATTGCCATTATTGGACGTAAGATGCAACGTATTGTTGATATTTCGGTTAAACTTGGTTATTTGCGAATTCCGAAATCTGCGCTCATGAATTTACTGTATATCGATGAAAAAAATGATAATAATCTGTCTAATCTTGTTGTTTTAGCAACTGGAAATCGCTACGAACCATTTAATGCCTTGATTCGCATGGCAAAACATCAGGATCGTTTAATTCATATTGAAAAAAGTGATACGGTTATTGTGGCAACTGCTCCTATTCCAGGAAATGAAATTAAAGCAGCTCGCACACTAGATTTATTATACCGTACAGGGGCAAGTGTGGTTGCGATTAATAAAAATTTATTACCTTCTTCTCACGCAAGTAGTGAAGATTTGAAATTAATGATGAACTTATTAAAACCACAATACATTATGCCTGTTATTGGAGAATATCGTAATTTAGTCGCTCATGCTAAAATTGCTGAGAAAATGGGATATAATACAGAAAATGTTATTTTGTTAGATAATGGTGATGTGGTTGAATTTCAACAAGGTGAATTAGTTAATCATACGGAACATATTCAAATTGATCAAGTATTAGTTGATGGATTGGGCGTGGGTGATATCGGAAGTGTGGTCTTACGTGATCGTCAATTAATGGCCAATGATGGAATTATTGTGGTGATTGCTAATTTAAATAAAAATACAAAAGAAATTGTCGCAGGACCACAAATTGTGAGTAAAGGATTTGTTTACGAAAAAGGTAATGAAGAGTTATATGCGGCACTTGATGAGTTGGTTCGAAATATTATTGGTCAATTTGTGACAGAACAATATGTAAACTGGCAAGGATTACGTCAAGAATTACGTGATAAAATTGGGAAGTTATTGTTTAACAAGACAAAACGTAAACCCATTATTATTCCAATTGTAGAAGAATTTAATTTATAA